The following proteins are co-located in the Besnoitia besnoiti strain Bb-Ger1 chromosome Unknown contig00007, whole genome shotgun sequence genome:
- a CDS encoding uncharacterized protein (encoded by transcript BESB_070710): MAAVSDCEREPEGEVGCADASLRAGGAENVESWKSADAEGALEMVDSGEKGTSEGSSRQGEPQDAPAGAGFETECAESHVDAKHTDGAHGKEAAAAAAAEGGGEKGSNVPSCVDSLPTYQQGVGAVSAGKSAGENAAVSRGDSSERGSPALVEAEKSSVKLLPSSSPDTVAPSSRSPSPPRNSACTPLPVCLSQSSPPPAAASSSSPSSSSFSSSSACLEDDEDVSALFTIEIDGDLSLESELLLPAASNPATPTASSSSCAAASAGVSFEKSVSEIVDAEKVQWEKTRRGLGAAYALLHARLVRRLVALGALRPCGDARVCAAAVSVKRRKLTDEGVSAPAARQSDGERDATPDAQDDAAAERPTSAAPLPPPRSAADASVSAGRFEICVDLLAGVVQDAQLASARACQRGWSRCVRRVFARTGAVQENRYYALGEDGERCDGRRSLLPLSSALLQQHWQKTAHAAADSREQPPAASCADGDSARAHSWGPLCAAESEEGDALFCTLRVRKDAAAAAARAGDAGGLGEEERRTLAFTWRQWQRHHCFLLATHQSATTTCFFCGKLACPRSENPRIPCPASRCEQCCQRGHRAFRHACNRSPALLHSIEDAFEDRYSASMKADRDEVRCVRCRARGHFLCGEAPASEGFSTLDVRVCTRERNRDARQNSDPAFVWTLEEARRYLARLPAHVRQRKMPPPPPPSATTGRAREEEDGSRCGEAAPRRHPPPLASAAPRRRLQDLRGGWREREGAADGDPRDERGRRPHDAPWRHDADGRADGARWREERDERRVRESRTVVFGGHSGDRGDALVFSKPAAHAPLPSAAAAAFAPAATLPHPLHAAPPLAAVPLGAPFPLWGGGVHLPAPPHAPPAAAAPVSFFPPAIAAAPTAEAYRVLPPGAGEAWGARERRRPPPACAAAAPARQLVAVAAGPRPPLRAGRGGAEARARRSDWREDPQARHAALSPSRSVASYAACGAPPSVRSDGCAPQGLPPPRSSAARQFPLRGARREGGGDERRRERDKRPAGDANFGVAWPLRR, translated from the exons ATGGCGGCCGTGAGCGACTGCGAACGCGAGCCCGAGGGCGAGGTCGGATGtgcagacgcctcgctgcgcgcagGTGGCGCGGAGAACGTGGAATCCTGGAAgtctgcagacgccgaaggcgctCTCGAGATGGTTgacagcggagagaaggGGACTTCAGAAGGGAGTTCTCGTCAAGGAGAACCGCaggacgcgcccgccggagCGGGATTCGAAACCGAGTGCGCAGAGAGCCACGTCGACGCGAAGCATACAGATGGAGCGCATGGCAaagaagctgcggcggccgcggcggcggagggaggaggagagaaaggcTCAAATGTGCCCAGCTGTGTAGACAGCCTCCCGACATACCAGCAAGGCGTTGGCGCAGTGTCAGCGGGAAAATCCGCTGGAGAAAACGCGGCTGTATCTCGCGGAGACTCTTCTGAAAGGGGCTCCCCTGCGTTGGTTGAGGCTGAGAAATCATCTGTGAAGCTtctgccttcctcctctccagaCACGGTCGCAccctcgtcgcgctcgccatcgcctcctcgcaACTCGGCGTGTACCCCCCTTCCCGTCTGCCTTTCTCAGAGTTCCCCccctcctgctgcggcttcgtcctcttcgccttcctcctcctcgttctcttcctcctccgcttgtctcgaggacgacgaggacgtcTCTGCCTTGTTCACCATCGAGATCGACGGcgatctctctctcgagtcCGAGCTCCTGCTCCCAGCTGCCTCCAACCCCGCCACCCCcaccgcctcttcttcgtcgtgtgctgcggcctctgctggcgTCTCGTTCGAAAAGAGCGTCAGCGAGATCGTCGACGCCGAGAAGGTGCAGtgggagaagacgcgccgggGACTGGGCGCCGCGTACGCGCTGCttcacgcgcgcctcgtgcgTCGGCTGGTGGCGCTgggcgccctccgcccctgtggagacgcgcgtgtctgcgccgccgcggtgaGCGTCAAACGCAGGAAGCTGACGGACGAGggggtctccgcgccggcggctcgccaaagcgacggcgaacgaGATGCGACGCCGGACGCTCAAGAtgacgccgctgcggagcgtccaacctccgccgccccgctgcctccACCCCGCTCGGCGGCAGATGCGTCGGTCTCAGCAGGGCGTTTCGAGATCTGCGTCGACTTGCTGGCGGGCGTCGTGCAAgatgcgcagctcgcctctgcgcgcgcctgccagcGCGGCTGGTCAcgctgtgtgcggcgcgtcttcgcgcggaCGGGCGCGGTGCAGGAAAACAGGTACTACGCCctcggcgaggacggcgagcgctgcgacgggcggcgctctctgctgccgctgtccTCCGCGTTGCTGCAACAGCACTGGCAGAAgacggcgcacgccgcggcagacagccgagagcagccgcccgcggcgagttgcgcggacggcgactccgcgcgcgcgcattCGTGGGGACCGCTCTGTGCGGCGGAGtccgaggagggcgacgcgctcttctgcacgctgcgcgtgcgaaaggacgcggcggcagcggcggcgagggcgggggaCGCGGGGGGActgggcgaggaggagaggcggacgCTGGCCTTCACTTGGAGGCAGTGGCAGCGCCACCACTGCTTTCTCCTCGCAACGCACCAGAGTGCGACAACGACCTGCTTCTTCTGTGGCAAACTTGCCTGTCCGCGCTCAGAGAACCCGCGAATCCCGTGCCCAG CGTCGAGGTGTGAGCAGTGCTGCCAGCGAGGCCATCGGGCCTTCCGTCACGCGTGCAatcgctcgcccgcgctccTGCACTCGATTGAAGACGCGTTCGAG GATCGCTATTCGGCGTCGATGAAGGCCGACCGAGACGAGGTGCGCTGCGTGCggtgccgcgcgcgcgggcatttcctctgcggcgaagcACCAGCCAGCGAAGG GTTCTCGACGCTGGACGTCCGCGTTTGCACGCGGGAGCGGaaccgcgacgcccgccagaACTCAGATCCCGCCTTCGTGTGGACGctggaggaagcgaggcgctACCTCGCCCGGCTGCCTGCGCATGTGCGACAGCGCAAaatgccgcctccgcctcccccctccgcgacgacggggagggcgcgcgaggaagaagacggctCACGGTGTggagaagccgcgccgcgccgtcatCCTCCTccactcgcctccgccgcccctcggcggcgcctccaggaCCTGCGGGGCGgctggcgagagagagaaggcgcagcagacggcgaccCGCGAGACgaacgagggagacgccCTCACGACGCGCCCTGGAGACACGACGCAGATGGCAgagcagacggcgcgcgatggagagaagagcgagacgaaCGGCGAGTGCGAGAAAGCCGCACCGTCGTCTTTGGCGGACACAGCG gtgaccgcggcgacgcgctcgtcttctccaagccggcggcgcacgcgcctctcccgtcggctgctgcggctgcctttGCACCGGCGGCTACGCTGCCTCACCctctgcacgcggcgccgcccctggCGGCCGTcccgctcggcgcgccttttcctctctggggcggcggcgtacacctgcccgcccccccgcacGCGCcacccgcggccgcggcgccggtctccttcttcccgccggcgatcgccgccgcgccgaccgcggaggCGTACCGAGTCCTCCCCCCGGGGGCAGGGGAGGCCtggggcgcgcgcgagcgccgacggcctccgcctgcttgcgcggcggcggcgcccgcgcggcagtTGGTTGCCGTCGCGGCGGGTCCCAGGCCTCCCCTGCGCGCGGGGAGAGGCGgtgccgaggcgcgcgcgcggcggagcgactGGCGCGAGgacccgcaggcgaggcacgcggcgctgTCCCCCTCGCGGTCGGTGGCGTCGTACGCGGCCTGCGGGGCTCCTCCCTCCGTTCGGTCGGACGGGTGCGCACCCCAGGGGCTgcccccgcctcgctcgagtgctgcgcggcagtttccgctgcgaggcgcgaggcgcgaaggcggcggagacgaaaggcgccgcgagcgcgacaagaggcctgcgggcgacgcgaacTTTGGGGTGGCTTGGCCGCTTCGGCGCTGA
- a CDS encoding histidine acid phosphatase superfamily protein (encoded by transcript BESB_070720): MEWVAQRRRFCQEAEEGDLVGVSSYEALVVQLKKAFPVSVMERFGKGGFAQFVGSPFLLLFNTLSKAVVFGRPEDWKELQLLMKVLTGFKSLDASNEELLKAAVQRVKRYLLSLHGYIIVAILGAFHASHVGAAFAVQRGFELVKAFGVEATAPADSPKTPPRKNG; the protein is encoded by the coding sequence ATGGAGTGGgtcgcgcagcggaggcgattTTGCCAAGAGGCTGAAGAGGGCGACCTCGTTGGTGTGTCGTCCTACGAGGCTCTGGTGGTTCAACTCAAGAAGGCCTTCCCCGTCAGCGTCATGGAACGATTCGGCAAAGGCGGCTTTGCTCAGTTTGTCGGGTCTCCCTTCCTGCTCCTTTTCAACACACTCAGCAAGGCCGTCGTGTTTGGGCGACCCGAGGACTGGAAGGAATTGCAGCTGCTCATGAAGGTCCTTACCGGTTTCAAGTCGCTCGACGCGAGCAacgaggagctgctgaaGGCGGCCGTCCAGCGCGTGAAGCGGTATCTGCTGTCGCTCCACGGCTACATCATCGTCGCGATTCTCGGCGCGTTCCACGCGTCCcacgtcggcgccgccttcgcggtgCAGCGGGGCTTCGAGCTAGTTAAAGCCTTTGGCgtagaggcgacggcgcccgccgATTCGCCGAAGACGCCTCCGCGAAAAAACGGCTGA
- a CDS encoding ubiquitin carboxyl-terminal hydrolase (encoded by transcript BESB_070730), whose translation MRGDPDEQFIVLGSATAQGVFLPWDGRQTQASNGERASSLAVKSASVGREATVLARIWSRVERRSPSRRDPADGAADTAQEATGEEWKPEAGEHRLILLRGKLKGASLVSVVPSRELHLKDFWQDLRCARFLSFMGPETAVLSSARLKLQVQCASREAKEKLLSFTRSPPVFAEPPSSSASLSASSSASSVPSSSVSARAVSVWAPAPASCEKAGFARGGAEGGGGKCREVRGLEDSRPKDTEGRMRLRRLSPNGRFIDEGASGECFSSYACRVNSSVLPLFNDHLFLALFFKMKIHKRCLATAVKRCAVAARRALRVSVSGSSSPSALAAGAPSPSFSSSSACASSAVSPSRASSPGAASPLECAGVAMKEIPQRSGWPQEPDGGVVTIDSEEDEAAEAARVAPLKPTFESGSDDVASARRSPADAASSSQACASSSHVALASTGPSSAASPCVLSSAPSSASRAALAPPRRLSSLPFFSRPDLGARRPRESFRGGLKNLGNTCYMNAVLRLLFAAQDYSLSLFFFTQLFGRPRTEALPGFSLAGVSPEAGRALVTQFFPRGPPLLPGCKLFNAYLALAFRLMFLRDAQDSLSPGYLKACIDAALPLFTGNQQQDAHEFLCMLLEALEAEAASHLAAKRQSLARLRLQGAATRSGASSSAPTNEAASLQAASLSSFRVCAREGDDARQAEGESAREDYAGNEGGGGGEESEQQMDWAPRDPCLLGRRRIGGQVSAEKESPENASIEARPSLRGVSEAARASEENDAFTCASPAERRSECEGGLPPQAEREAAKTHDSQTRAEGRAAREAEEGEGDSKADSAGREEKAEKAEEGDVGPSTYLMAENLPRTPISEYLEMTLKQVLQCTSCLHRRTCFEIQRCLSLGITLPPPRQATQSGASAARRPAGAPRSAAASWLMLPVPSLGDLLRAFFSSATLEYRCEWAGCQGTHVQKIYRVAQLPPVLILHVKRFMTRLQLRAYKEALRDALLRDHSDPRPQDARETKESPAGGGGRGLRDAQDALLLEKAKLKVRVPLKLTLRHFLARKKTARATTPGAEDEEAARQPAEARENADGARRDPTGRGEEESAPAAARRKSEQAEGTRESGREARSNDDALYRLKAFVTHRGDSPDSGHYVCYSKDWAAGDSGCWTCWNDAESIQLGADMPPEVHTEGYLLLYERATSSVSPSGYVAWKEQVEALRSRERK comes from the exons ATGCGCGGAGATCCCGATGAACAATTCATCGTCCTCGGCTCTGCGACTGCGCAGGGCGTCTTCCTGCCTTGGGACGgccggcagacgcaggcctcgaacggcgagcgcgcgtcttctcttgcTGTCAAGTCTGCGTCTGTtggccgcgaggcgacggtTCTGGCGCGGATCTGGAGCcgcgtggagaggcgcagccccTCGAGGCGAGACCCGGCAGACGGTGCGGCGGATACCGCGCAGGAGGCAACCGGTGAAGAGTGGAAACCCGAAGCGGGCGAACACCGGCTGATTCTTCTCCGAGGAAAGCTAAaaggcgcctcgctcgtctccgTGGTGCCCAGTCGCGAACTCCATCTCAAG GACTTTTGGCAGGATCTGCGCTGTGCGCGTTTCCTGTCCTTCATGGGGCCTGAGACCGCTGtgctctccagcgcgcgcctAAAGCTCCAGGTTCAGTGCGCGTCTCgtgaggcgaaggagaagctcCTTTCCTTCACCCGCTCGCCGCCAGTCTTCGCCGAGCctccctcttcctctgcgtctctctctgcgtcttcctctgcgtcttctgtgccttcttcctctgtctctgcgcgcgccgttTCCGTctgggcgcctgcgcccgcgagctgcgagaaggcgggtttcgcgcgaggaggggcggagggaggaggaggcaaaTGCAGAGAGGTCCGTGGACTCGAAGACTCGCGGCCGAAGGATACAGAAGGCAGGATgagactgcgccgcctctcgccgaaTGGACGCTTCATCGACGAAGGAGCTTCAGGCGAGTGCTTTTCCAGCTATGCGTGCCGAGTGAACTCGAGCGTCCTCCCTCTGTTTAATGATCACTTGTTTTTGGCTTTATTCTTCAAAATGAAAATCCACAAGCGATGCCTAGCAACCG CGGTGAAGcgctgcgcggtcgccgcccgtcgcgcgctccgcgtctccgtcagcggctcttcctctccttccgccctggctgcgggcgcgccgtcgccgtctttttcctcctcgtctgcatgcgcctcctccgcggtctctccctcgcgcgcgagctcgcccggcgccgcctctccgttGGAATGCGCGGGCGTCGCAATGAAGGAGATTCCGCAGCGATCGGGCTGGCCTCAGGAGCCCGATGGAGGCGTCGTCACGATtgacagcgaggaagacgaggcggcggaggcggcgcgggtcgCTCCTTTAAAGCCGACCTtcgagagcggcagcgacgacgtggcgagcgcgcgccgaTCGCCCGCGGatgcggcgtcctcttcgcagGCGTGTGCCTCATCTTCTCATGTGGCGCTTGCCTCCACGGGGCCATccagcgcagcgtcgccttgTGTGTTGTCTTCTGCGCcatcttctgcgtctcgcgctgccctcgcgccgccgcgccggctgtCGTCTCTTCCCTTCTTTTCGCGTCCCGACttgggcgcgcggcgcccgcgcgagagctTCCGCGGCGGTTTGAAGAACCTGGGCAACACTTGCTACATGAATGCCGTCCTCAGGCTCCTCTTTGCTGCTCAAGACTactcgctgtcgctcttcttcttcacccag CTCTTCGGCCGTCCGCGGACGGAGGCACTTCCAGGGTTTTCactcgcgggcgtctcccCCGAGGCGGGACGGGCGCTCGTTACGCAGTTCTTCCCTCgggggccgccgctgctgcccggCTGCAAGCTCTTCAACGCGTACCTGGCGCTCGCCTTTCGCCTGATGttcctccgcgacgcgcaggactCGCTCAGCCCGGGGTACCTGAAGGCCTGCATCGATGCCGCTCTGCCGCTCTTCACGGGCAATCAGCAGCAG gaTGCGCACGAGTTTCTGTGCATGCTGCtggaggccctcgaggcagaggccgcgtcgCACCTCGCGGCAAAGCGGCAGAGTCTCGCACGGCTTCGGCTGCAAGGCGCTGCGACTCGGAGCGGCGCGTCTTCATCCGCGCCGACCAACGAAGCAGCCAGTCTCCAGGcagcgtcgctctcgtcgttTCGAGTCtgtgcgcgcgaaggcgacgacgcgcggcaaGCGGAGGGAGAATCTGCGAGAGAGGACTATGCAGGCAACGAGGGGGGCGGTGGAGGAGAGGAATCCGAACAGCAGATGGACTGGGCGCCCAGAGACCCCTGTCTTCTTGGGCGGAGAAGAATCGGAGGGCAAGTCTCTGCCGAGAAAGAGAGCCCCGAGAACGCAAGCATTGAGGCGCGTCCATCGCTGCGAGGAGtcagcgaagccgcgcgcgcgagcgaagaaaacgacgcATTTAcgtgcgcctctcccgcagagaggaggagcgagtGCGAAGGCGGGCTGCCTCCTCAAGCagaacgcgaggcagcgaagacacacgactcgcagacacgcgcagaaggcaggGCCGCTCGAGAGGCTgaagagggggagggagacTCGAAGGCCGAcagcgcagggagagaggaaaaagcggaaaaagcggaggaaggagacgtcGGGCCTTCCACCTACTTGATGGCTGAAAACCTCCCGCGTACCCCGATCTCGGAGTACCTGGAAATGACGCTGAAGCAGGTTCTGCAGTGCACGTCCTGCCTCCACAG GCGCACGTGCTTCGAGATACAGCGGTGTCTGTCGCTGGGCATCACGCTCCCTCCGCCCcgccaggcgacgcagagcggagcctctgcggctcgtCGTCCTGCAGGGGCTCCtcgctcggctgcggcgtcttggCTGATGCTCCCGGTCCCGTCGCTGGGGGACTTGCTTCgcgccttcttttcctccgcgACGCTGGAGTACAGATGCGAGTGGGCGGGCTGTCAGGGAACGCATGTGCAGAAGATCTACCGAGTTGCGCAGTTGCCGCCGGTGCTCATCCTCCACGTAAAGCGCTTCATGacgcgccttcagctgcgcgcctACAAGGAGGCCTTGCGCGACGCCTTGCTGCGCGACCACAGCGACCCCCGCCcgcaagacgcgcgcgagacgaaagAGTCGCCggccgggggcggcggcagagggctgcgtgacgcgcaggacgcgctgCTACTCGAGAAGGCCAAACTCAAAGTGCGGGTGCCGCTCAAGCTCACGCTGCGTCACTTTCTCGCGCGAAAGAAaaccgcgcgggcgacgacgcctggcgccgaagacgaggaggcggcgcgacagccagcagaggcgagggagaacgCAGACGGAGCTCGGCGAGACCCGACCGGgcgcggggaggaggagagcgcgcctgcggccgcgaggcggaagtCTGAACAGGCGGAGGGCACCAGAGAGTCTGGGCGCGAAGCGAGATCCAACGACGATGCCCTGTACCGCCTCAAGGCCTTCGTCACGCATCGCGGAGATTCGCCCGACAGCGGGCATTACGTCTGCTACTCCAAA gactgggccgcgggcgacagcggctGCTGGACGTGCTGGAATGACGCAGAGTCAATTCAG CTTGGCGCGGACATGCCCCCAGAAGTTCACACAGAAGGTTACCTCTTGCTGTATGAAAGGGCGACCTCGTCTGTGTCACCGAGCGGATACGTCGCGTGGAAGGAGCAGGTCGAGGCCCTGCGAAGTCGAGAGAGAAAGTGA
- a CDS encoding uncharacterized protein (encoded by transcript BESB_070740), which translates to MEFGASPPGACSASQASPVPKPEDANPAASRPVATPTPPPSISLNSSGSATARSAAGGEADLEENAPLLLLLVLCEELWRADSGTAPAVSPEAACGGEACESVEREEPRDSRGEEDPQRLMQSFHLSPASRFLRELLEKLGTPVLERAQAPVGAASRACPPLLSPPAGVILHTKYYDAPVRVACQCVAYAAQAPLSLPQAVERASPDLAAPSPSPPSAPSAAATATPATPPTPSAASPSSASLRCERAAAFSESPRVFPRLNLPAPPEALIVLCTPSGATRLAGGCERKALEEGRVSAAAPVVHSALSARARFDQGDEADDSLPLPACLRRPPYRLTRQPKRSEETPENAEEKEGEHPALAAGYTALRGDESDEEADDEGGAQDAEEDESGQWLSKVPVKLLVSLESSAERAQRTSRAARPSGGRGASYGATMTGEEEDPSEILFFEGNCLFEHLSLPLPGCAASAATGPSAAEAAPSSLASLSASGAPPKLLGTHDAAARLVDALHCHLWPGLKRRAPPKMEEQKPREASSGFSAFRMAPSRTASAAATGAACAAASSRAAFASPQSEAAASESDGGQTAGGAEEARRSDGENAESAGEAATPTAEGKQPKAKKCSNETESASLGSLEGLDRLIQQMRAARVESEYLSRAERRARAEAMAMKLASLLDFSDEED; encoded by the exons ATGGAGTTCGGGGCTTCGCCCcctggcgcctgcagcgcctcacaGGCGTCGCCCGTGCCCAAACCAGAGGACGCGAAtccggcggcctctcgccctgTGGCGACGCCGACTCCTCCGCCATCGATCTCTTTGAATTCTTCTGGTTCGGCaacagcgagaagcgcggcagGGGGAGAAGCAGATCTGGAGGAAAATGCGCctttgcttcttctcctcgtcctctgtgAGGAGCTCTGGCGCGCAGACTCCGGGACGGCGCCAGCCGTCTCCCCCGAGGCCGCATGCGGAGGTGAAGCCTGCGAAAGCGTGGAGCGTGAAGAGCCTCGTGACAgtcgaggcgaggaggacccGCAGAGGCTCATGCAGTCGTTCCAcctctcgcctgcatcgCGTTTCCTGCGCGAGCTTCTCGAAAAGCTCGGCACGCCTGTGTTGGAACGCGCCCAGGCACCTGTGGgtgcggcctctcgcgcttgtCCTCCCCTTTTGTCTCCGCCCGCAGGCGTCATTCTGCACACGAAGTACTACGACGCGCCGGTGCGCGTAGCTTGCCAGTGCGTGGCATACGCAGCGCAGGCCCCGCTCTCCCTCCCGCAGGCTGTTgagcgcgcctcgcctgacctcgcggcgccgtcgccctcgccccccagcgcgccctccgcggcagcgaccgcgacgcctgcgacgccgcccacCCCCTCGGCGGCTTccccttcctccgcctcgctgcgttgtgagcgcgccgcggcgttctctgagtctccgcgcgtctttcCTCGCCTGAAcctcccggcgccgcccgaggCGCTCATCGTCCTCTGCACGCCGAGCGGGGCcacgcggctcgccggcggctgcgagcggAAGGCGTTGGAGGAGGGGAGGGTtagcgcggctgcgccggtcGTGCACTCCGcactctctgcgcgcgcgagattTGATCAAGGAGACGAAGCTGACGACTCCCTCCCGCTGCCCGCctgcctccggcgccctCCGTACCGCCTCACAAGGCAGCCAAAGCGCTCTGAGGAGACTCCAG agaacgcagaggagaaggagggcgaGCACCCAGCTCTGGCGGCAGGCTACACGGCGCTCCGCGGAGATGAgtcagacgaggaggccgacgacgaaggTGGAGCCcaggacgcagaagaagacgagtcCGGGCAGTGGCTTTCGAAAGTGCCTGTAAAGCTGTTGGTGTCTCTCGAGAGTTCCGCGGAACGGGCGCAGAGAacgtctcgcgctgcgcggccgtcaggggggagaggcgctTCGTACGGCGCGACGATgacaggcgaggaggaggacccGTCTGAAATTCTTTTTTTCGAAGGCAACTGTCTCTTTGAGCacctctcgcttcctctccctggctgcgcggcgtctgcggcgacaggcccctccgcggcggaggctgcgccgtcttctctcgcgtctttGTCCGCGTCAGGAGCTCCCCCAAAGCTGCTGGGCACgcacgacgcagccgcgcggctcgtcgACGCCTTGCATTGCCACTTATGGCCCGGTctgaagcggcgcgcgcctcccaaGATGGAGGAACAGAAGCCGCGGGAGGCGTCCTCGGGCTTCTCTGCGTTCAGAATGGCCCCCTCGCGgaccgcctccgctgcagccacGGGTGCAgcatgcgcagctgcgtcttcgcgcgctgccttcgcctcgccgcagagtGAGGCCGCAGCGTCCGAGTCAGACGGCGGACAGACGGCGGGCGGtgcggaagaggcgcgacgaagcgacggagaaaacgcggagagtgccggcgaagcggcaaCGCCGACCGCGGAGGGGAAGCAGCCGAAGGCGAAAAAGTGCTCGAATGAGACAGAAAGTGCGAGTCTGGGGTCTCTGGAGGGACTCGACCGCCTAATCCAACAGATGCGGGCAGCTCGCGTGGAGAGTGAATATCTCTCGAGGGCCGaacggagggcgcgcgctgAAGCAATGGCGATGAAGCTTGCTAGTCTCCTGGACTTCTCAGATGAAGAAGACTAG